From Rhodospirillaceae bacterium, a single genomic window includes:
- a CDS encoding HupE/UreJ family protein: protein MGILNVRNLWIIPLVLAAMLSTHPAFAHAVTEGDKGYILEITGIHLMPFTYLGAKHMVTGYDHILFLLGVVFFVYRMKHVAIYVSLFALGHSTTMLFGVFFDTGINSYIIDAIIGLSVVYKALDNLGAYQRWFGFQPDTRLATLIFGFFHGFGLATKLIEYDIAPDGLLPNLIAFNVGVELGQLLALTGILILMGYWRRTSSFLRHAYTANVVLMTAGFVLIGYQITGYVLS from the coding sequence ATGGGAATACTAAACGTTCGAAACCTTTGGATAATTCCGCTGGTCTTGGCCGCAATGCTGTCAACTCATCCGGCATTTGCACACGCGGTCACTGAGGGTGACAAAGGTTATATTCTTGAAATAACCGGCATCCATTTAATGCCCTTCACCTACCTCGGAGCCAAGCACATGGTGACTGGGTACGATCATATTCTTTTTCTGCTTGGCGTTGTCTTTTTCGTCTACCGCATGAAGCACGTCGCCATTTACGTGAGTCTTTTTGCCCTCGGGCATTCGACGACAATGTTGTTCGGCGTCTTTTTTGACACTGGAATAAACAGTTACATTATCGATGCCATTATCGGGCTGTCTGTCGTTTACAAGGCACTCGATAATTTGGGTGCTTATCAAAGATGGTTCGGATTTCAGCCAGATACTCGACTAGCAACTCTAATCTTCGGTTTTTTCCATGGTTTTGGTCTGGCAACAAAACTGATTGAGTACGATATAGCGCCCGATGGCTTGTTGCCCAACTTAATTGCTTTCAATGTCGGTGTTGAACTCGGGCAGCTGTTGGCCCTTACCGGAATTCTCATTCTTATGGGGTATTGGCGTCGCACATCCAGCTTTCTTCGCCATGCCTATACCGCAAACGTTGTTTTGATGACCGCTGGCTTTGTGCTGATTGGTTATCAAATCACCGGATATGTTTTGTCTTAA
- a CDS encoding DUF1775 domain-containing protein: MTKIFSTTAAVIGTALAVLSAEAIAHNSLTSFEGYAGYRHETELLITHGCKGSPVNEVRIKIPDSIVSASAHHDPDWEIEYQMRKLDEPFRGEGGIMVSEVVDTIIWKNPKESVPNNMYRSFRFRVGLPKEVNKVVHFQSINICENGERDPYVDMPEAELNVNAPDFKEQAWKFMTATATPAPFLVTRQPPKPQYPWEWNPEQAAGEPSQQKASAE, encoded by the coding sequence ATGACCAAAATATTCTCAACAACTGCTGCCGTTATTGGCACTGCGTTAGCTGTGCTTTCGGCAGAAGCTATCGCTCACAATTCATTAACATCTTTCGAAGGTTATGCAGGCTACCGGCATGAAACTGAGCTTCTTATTACCCATGGCTGTAAAGGATCGCCGGTTAATGAAGTGAGAATCAAAATTCCTGACTCGATTGTAAGCGCAAGTGCCCACCACGACCCCGACTGGGAAATTGAGTACCAGATGCGTAAGCTAGATGAGCCATTCCGTGGAGAAGGCGGGATTATGGTTAGCGAAGTTGTCGACACCATTATCTGGAAAAACCCAAAAGAATCGGTGCCAAATAATATGTACCGGTCATTTCGTTTCCGTGTTGGATTGCCGAAAGAAGTGAACAAGGTTGTGCATTTCCAGTCCATCAACATTTGCGAAAACGGAGAGCGTGACCCGTACGTTGATATGCCCGAGGCGGAACTGAATGTGAACGCCCCTGACTTCAAAGAACAGGCCTGGAAGTTCATGACAGCCACCGCAACGCCAGCCCCTTTTCTCGTTACGCGTCAGCCACCAAAGCCTCAATATCCGTGGGAGTGGAACCCGGAACAAGCTGCTGGTGAGCCAAGCCAGCAGAAAGCGTCAGCCGAATAA